A single region of the Leptodactylus fuscus isolate aLepFus1 chromosome 5, aLepFus1.hap2, whole genome shotgun sequence genome encodes:
- the GPC2 gene encoding glypican-2 isoform X1 codes for MYCLSSTGTPAVMPGYQFVLLFLTAVPGILHAGANEVRSCVDATRELKERGLSGISEVRTPISGEHLRICPQEYTCCPSETEQRLSEESVKDLARIVNETVSYPTGVLTKARRKFQEFFLALLDSSENSLSSMFALSYGHLYSENAALFSTLFSELRAYYMGGGATRVTEALSEFWAALLERTLRLLLPHYELSADYIECAARRAEELRPFGDIPRKLRIQVTRALGAARTLVQGLATASDIVSRATKTVPPPDCLRAAMRMWYCPLCRGHTGLLPCHGLCLNVMKGCLAHQADMDADWNSLIEGLQEVAERLTGPFNVELATESIAVKISEAIMTLQEESIQLTAQIFQSCGTPRPSRTKRSPQQEPRRTFQVYSNEEKPTSAAGTNIDRLVADVVSKLRQLRGLWKLLPLSLCSDHRVSAGLSNQDRCWNGQTRGRYLPQVTGDGVVNQINNPEVELPMSPPDPRTRQLGLQLRVVRSKLRAAYSGKDSDTQEPYDEGSGASGGGDPVTEKPTIKLQGGGGERKERPGKDKKQGAGGRGRGGRRGGSRYNDGGGAAGLRSPTYIIFLMTLIAGLLVSV; via the exons atgtatt GCCTCTCCAGCACGGGGACCCCGGCCGTCATGCCTGGTTACCAGTTTGTCCTCCTCTTCCTGACTGCTGTTCCTGGAATCCTCCATGCCGGGGCCAATGAAGTGCGAAGCTGTGTAGATGCTACCCGGGAGCTCAAAGAGCGGGGCCTGAGTGGCATCTCCGAGGTTCGGACCCCAATATCCG GCGAACACCTCCGGATTTGCCCCCAGGAGTACACGTGTTGTCCAAGCGAGACTGAGCAGAGACTGAGTGAGGAAAGTGTCAAAGACTTGGCGCGTATTGTCAATGAGACAGTCAGCTACCCTACCGGAGTATTAACCAAGGCGAGGAGGAAGTTCCAGG AATTCTTCCTCGCTCTTCTCGACTCTTCTGAgaactctctctcctccatgtttgCGCTCTCTTACGGACACCTGTACTCCGAGAATGCTGCGCTCTTCAGTACTCTCTTCTCTGAGCTCCGAGCTTATTATATGGGAGGAGGAGCTACCAGGGTGACCGAGGCGCTCTCCGAGTTTTGGGCAGCACTCTTGGAGCGTACGCTCCGGCTTCTGCTTCCCCATTATGAGCTGAGTGCAGACTACATCGAATGCGCAGCCCGAAGAGCGGAGGAGCTGAGGCCCTTTGGAGACATCCCACGAAAACTTCGGATACAG GTTACCCGAGCACTAGGAGCAGCCAGGACATTGGTCCAAGGACTGGCAACGGCAAGTGACATCGTCAGCAGGGCAACCAAG ACGGTGCCGCCTCCTGATTGTCTCCGAGCGGCCATGCGAATGTGGTATTGCCCATTATGCCGAGGTCACACCGGTCTGCTGCCATGTCACGGCCTCTGCCTCAACGTCATGAAGGGCTGCCTTGCCCACCAAGCAGATATGGATGCTGACTGGAACAGTTTAATAG AGGGGCTGCAGGAAGTGGCCGAACGTCTGACTGGACCATTCAATGTGGAACTTGCCACCGAATCGATTGCGGTGAAGATTTCTGAGGCAATAATGACCCTACAAGAGGAGAGCATACAGCTCACGGCTCAG ATTTTCCAGTCTTGTGGTACTCCCCGACCATCCCGAACCAAACGTTCCCCTCAACAGGAACCAAGGAGGACGTTTCAAGTGTACAGCAACGAAGAGAAACCCACGTCAGCTGCTGGCACCAACATAGACAGGCTG GTAGCAGACGTGGTATCCAAACTCCGACAACTTCGTGGTCTCTGGAAGCTGCTCCCTCTTTCTCTGTGTTCAGATCACAGGGTCTCGGCCGGTCTTAGCAACCAGGACAGGTGCTGGAATGGACAGACCCGGGGCAG GTATCTCCCGCAGGTAACAGGTGACGGGGTTGTCAATCAGATCAATAATCCAGAGGTTGAGTTACCAATGTCCCCTCCTGATCCGAGAACCCGTCAGCTGGGGCTGCAGCTTCGCGTGGTGAGGAGCAAACTGAGAGCCGCCTACAGCGGGAAGGACAGCGACACCCAGGAGCCCT ATGATGAAGGCAGTGGAGCATCAGGCGGTGGGGACCCTGTAACCGAAAAACCCACCATCAAACTGCAGGGAGGCGGTGGAGAACGAAAGGAGCGACCTGGCAAAGACAAGAAGCAGGGAGCAGGAGGGAGAGGCAGGGGCGGTAGGAGGGGTGGGAGTCGGTACAATGATGGCGGGGGAGCAGCGGGGCTACGTTCCcctacatatatcatatttctcaTGACCTTAATCGCAGGACTTTTAGTATCTGTGTGA
- the GPC2 gene encoding glypican-2 isoform X2 yields MPGYQFVLLFLTAVPGILHAGANEVRSCVDATRELKERGLSGISEVRTPISGEHLRICPQEYTCCPSETEQRLSEESVKDLARIVNETVSYPTGVLTKARRKFQEFFLALLDSSENSLSSMFALSYGHLYSENAALFSTLFSELRAYYMGGGATRVTEALSEFWAALLERTLRLLLPHYELSADYIECAARRAEELRPFGDIPRKLRIQVTRALGAARTLVQGLATASDIVSRATKTVPPPDCLRAAMRMWYCPLCRGHTGLLPCHGLCLNVMKGCLAHQADMDADWNSLIEGLQEVAERLTGPFNVELATESIAVKISEAIMTLQEESIQLTAQIFQSCGTPRPSRTKRSPQQEPRRTFQVYSNEEKPTSAAGTNIDRLVADVVSKLRQLRGLWKLLPLSLCSDHRVSAGLSNQDRCWNGQTRGRYLPQVTGDGVVNQINNPEVELPMSPPDPRTRQLGLQLRVVRSKLRAAYSGKDSDTQEPYDEGSGASGGGDPVTEKPTIKLQGGGGERKERPGKDKKQGAGGRGRGGRRGGSRYNDGGGAAGLRSPTYIIFLMTLIAGLLVSV; encoded by the exons ATGCCTGGTTACCAGTTTGTCCTCCTCTTCCTGACTGCTGTTCCTGGAATCCTCCATGCCGGGGCCAATGAAGTGCGAAGCTGTGTAGATGCTACCCGGGAGCTCAAAGAGCGGGGCCTGAGTGGCATCTCCGAGGTTCGGACCCCAATATCCG GCGAACACCTCCGGATTTGCCCCCAGGAGTACACGTGTTGTCCAAGCGAGACTGAGCAGAGACTGAGTGAGGAAAGTGTCAAAGACTTGGCGCGTATTGTCAATGAGACAGTCAGCTACCCTACCGGAGTATTAACCAAGGCGAGGAGGAAGTTCCAGG AATTCTTCCTCGCTCTTCTCGACTCTTCTGAgaactctctctcctccatgtttgCGCTCTCTTACGGACACCTGTACTCCGAGAATGCTGCGCTCTTCAGTACTCTCTTCTCTGAGCTCCGAGCTTATTATATGGGAGGAGGAGCTACCAGGGTGACCGAGGCGCTCTCCGAGTTTTGGGCAGCACTCTTGGAGCGTACGCTCCGGCTTCTGCTTCCCCATTATGAGCTGAGTGCAGACTACATCGAATGCGCAGCCCGAAGAGCGGAGGAGCTGAGGCCCTTTGGAGACATCCCACGAAAACTTCGGATACAG GTTACCCGAGCACTAGGAGCAGCCAGGACATTGGTCCAAGGACTGGCAACGGCAAGTGACATCGTCAGCAGGGCAACCAAG ACGGTGCCGCCTCCTGATTGTCTCCGAGCGGCCATGCGAATGTGGTATTGCCCATTATGCCGAGGTCACACCGGTCTGCTGCCATGTCACGGCCTCTGCCTCAACGTCATGAAGGGCTGCCTTGCCCACCAAGCAGATATGGATGCTGACTGGAACAGTTTAATAG AGGGGCTGCAGGAAGTGGCCGAACGTCTGACTGGACCATTCAATGTGGAACTTGCCACCGAATCGATTGCGGTGAAGATTTCTGAGGCAATAATGACCCTACAAGAGGAGAGCATACAGCTCACGGCTCAG ATTTTCCAGTCTTGTGGTACTCCCCGACCATCCCGAACCAAACGTTCCCCTCAACAGGAACCAAGGAGGACGTTTCAAGTGTACAGCAACGAAGAGAAACCCACGTCAGCTGCTGGCACCAACATAGACAGGCTG GTAGCAGACGTGGTATCCAAACTCCGACAACTTCGTGGTCTCTGGAAGCTGCTCCCTCTTTCTCTGTGTTCAGATCACAGGGTCTCGGCCGGTCTTAGCAACCAGGACAGGTGCTGGAATGGACAGACCCGGGGCAG GTATCTCCCGCAGGTAACAGGTGACGGGGTTGTCAATCAGATCAATAATCCAGAGGTTGAGTTACCAATGTCCCCTCCTGATCCGAGAACCCGTCAGCTGGGGCTGCAGCTTCGCGTGGTGAGGAGCAAACTGAGAGCCGCCTACAGCGGGAAGGACAGCGACACCCAGGAGCCCT ATGATGAAGGCAGTGGAGCATCAGGCGGTGGGGACCCTGTAACCGAAAAACCCACCATCAAACTGCAGGGAGGCGGTGGAGAACGAAAGGAGCGACCTGGCAAAGACAAGAAGCAGGGAGCAGGAGGGAGAGGCAGGGGCGGTAGGAGGGGTGGGAGTCGGTACAATGATGGCGGGGGAGCAGCGGGGCTACGTTCCcctacatatatcatatttctcaTGACCTTAATCGCAGGACTTTTAGTATCTGTGTGA
- the LOC142204423 gene encoding NXPE family member 3-like: protein MNMKQMIALTFGVVWTGVLVFRFLTIDSVQKYRPPIPKKLPPPPMTTLQTTAIPPRTINPNFKNLLQLIDWPVPPSAIKHLNFSTSPTKSSYHLLNSRKVYQTGEKVEVIITARDHNGQPKEYGGDFFRAKLHSPALKAGVTGQVKGYNNGSYLVTFLLPWPGQAQVQIRLIHSSEAVDVLKRKREDSPGKVYFNGYFQFNGTNEVMECNLELPGHDVCTYKDPISAETWLCVRPQKLPCYSLLYHSTGGYRKVTNQLEDSLLSDSVTNKIIAGSVPTIHVMSDNSSVGLTSNLSTCSRDQKSRQPSGFYYADRWTSITCLGRHFPQPGDALTCLRGKDIHMIGDSTLRQWFEYLERFIPSLKRIDLHANYPSGPLIAVEANAGLVMRWRAHGLPLRTTKTKMSDLHYEVAHLAGIGGGPHTVIVLTLWAHFTSFPVMVYLERLERVREAVSNLLFRSPETTVIIKSANTGYKSIFGSDWLSLQLDILLRAMFKGMGVIILDVWDMTSCHYLPDSIHPGPPVIKNEVDLMLSYICSR from the exons ATGAACATGAAGCAGATGATCGCTCTGACGTTTGGTGTTGTGTGGACAGGAGTG CTTGTTTTCAGGTTCCTAACTATAGATTCTGTGCAGAAATATAGACCACCCATCCCTAAGAAGCTCCCACCTCCTCCTATGACCACCCTCCAAACCACAGCAATCCCTCCAAGGACCATTAACCCCAATTTCAAAAATTTATTACAACTTATAGATTGGCCCGTTCCTCCATCTGCTATCAAACACTTGAACTTCTCCACCAGTCCTACCAAGTCTAGTTACCATTTGTTGAATTCACGGAAAGTATATCAAACTGGAGAGAAGGTGGAAGTGATCATCACAGCTCGGGATCACAATGGCCAACCTAAAGAGTATGGTGGAGACTTCTTTCGGGCCAAACTTCACTCACCAGCTCTTAAAGCCGGAGTGACAGGACAGGTGAAGGGCTATAATAATGGAAGCTACTTGGTGACATTCCTTCTTCCATGGCCAGGACAAGCTCAAGTCCAGATCAGACTCATTCACTCCAGTGAAGCTGTTGATGTTCTGAAGAGGAAGCGCGAGGATTCACCAGGAAAG GTTTATTTTAATGGATATTTTCAGTTTAATGGCACCAATGAAGTCATGGAGTGTAACCTGGAGTTGCCAGGACATGACGTGTGCACATATAAGGACCCCATCTCTGCAGAAACCTGGCTTTGTGTGCGACCACAGAAGCTCCCGTGTTACTCCTTGCTCTATCACTCCACAGGTGGATACCGCAAAGTGACCAACCAGTTGGAGGACTCTCTACTGAGCGA CTCTGTCACCAACAAGATTATTGCTGGTTCAGTACCTACAATCCATGTCATGTCTGACAACAGCTCAGTAG GACTCACCTCCAACCTCTCCACCTGCAGTCGTGACCAGAAATCTCGGCAGCCCTCCGGGTTCTATTATGCTGATCGCTGGACATCGATCACATGTTTGGGCCGCCACTTTCCTCAGCCTGGGGATGCTCTCACTTGCCTAAGAGGGAAAGACATCCACATGATCGGAGACTCAACTCTACGCCAGTGGTTTGAATATCTGGAGAGGTTTATTCCAA GCCTCAAGAGGATAGACTTACATGCGAACTACCCGTCAGGACCTCTGATAGCTGTAGAAGCCAATGCTGGTCTGGTCATGAGATGGCGTGCTCATGGATTACCTCTAAGGACCACTAAGACTAAGATGTCCGATCTTCACTATGAAGTAGCTCACCTGGCTGGGATTGGTGGAGGACCTCACACGGTGATCGTGTTGACCCTATGGGCTCATTTTACCTCCTTCCCAGTGATGGTTTACTTAGAACGTCTGGAGAGAGTCCGTGAGGCCGTCTCCAATCTGCTTTTTCGGAGTCCAGAGACAACGGTGATCATCAAATCAGCCAATACGGGTTATAAGTCAATATTTGGCAGTGACTGGTTGTCTCTCCAGCTGGACATCTTACTGAGGGCAATGTTCAAGGGTATGGGGGTGATAATCCTGGATGTCTGGGACATGACCTCTTGCCACTATCTTCCTGACAGCATCCACCCAGGACCCCCAGTCATCAAGAACGAGGTGGACCTTATGTTGTCTTATATATGTTCAAGATGA